cacAACAGCCGCGCCCGGATCACATCCTTACAGCACAGCGCTCTCCCTGCCTTCCTGCTATAGGTATGTGCTTTATCTGCGGACTGTTTTACACTCTGGGAGAAATTCATTGATGGAGAGCGAGATTAAGTAGCGGAAactattctctctctctcttctttttgtcttttctgcacTGCATGGAGACCTGCTGTTTTCAATTACTTTGGTTGCTGCATGCAAAGGATTCAATGGCACAGTTAAACTTTTACGAAACGGGAATGAATAAAAGAGACAGAGCATGTTCTGGGGACGCTGTGTTTATTCCAGTTAATTTCTAACAGGAAGATATTCGATCCGTCTGTGTAGTTTGTAATGAGAAAAGCAGCGCAGCGTGTGAATCTGACAGAGCAAAGAGCCAGCATGTTGTTTCTATAGGAGTGACTAACCTGTTTAATGTCCCgtctgtttttcattgtccAACAGCATGGCCAGTTCGAGTAAAGCGACTTTAATCTTGCTCATCTACGGAATCTTAATGCACTACAGCGTCTTCTGCACACCTATCGGACTAAGTTACCCTAAGATTAGGTAGGTGTATGCGCTTCATTCATCTTTCTAACCTGACTGTGataatgttagaaaaaaaaccACAGCCAAACAGCACTTTTATTCAGTGATGGTATCGCACTGTGATGTGAGGATAAAGTCGTATTCAACGCTTTTTGGGTTTGggtcagttttatttcactgttttcgCACAAAACAACGCGcgaaaaaaaatgtaaaaacaaaaatcacagaaTCGAGAGGGGCTCAAATGAATTAACAGccattttaaatacacacaaatgcaagcGTTGTGTGGAAAAACTGCAATGGAAAAGTGCGCAGAGGCATCCGTCCGGTGGGACGCTTCACCGAAGTCCCCTTATTAAAACTGAGAGCGCAGTCGGTGCGGTGGATGAGCCCCTGGGATGACGGTGGACTGGCGTCACCAAGGAGAGGCGAGGCAGCACGAATAGGAGAGCTCCGAGCACTTAACATTTATTCTTCTATTCTGTGGAAAACATATGCATAATTTGGGCGTGGTTCGTATTGattcatatatacacacacgtatatataaatgcatttattttctttcttctaattGCTGCattgttttaatgaaatttcGGCTCCACGCCTGCACTGAAAGCGATCAGTTTCGCACCCATTGTTTCGATTTCTAAATTATTAATGAAACTGTAGCCCCTATtgagagcagcagcatcaaGTAGGAattaaaaagagatttttttttccaccccgttgggaagaaaaaaaaaccccaatatCGAtttaaacaaaggaaataaaagataGCAcgcatttaacacattttaagcCGTTTATATTTCGCTCAAATTCGAATAATTCGTTTTCtgcctttaattaaaaacacctTCAGCTATTAGGGGTTTTATTTTTCGTTTTCTCACCGCATCCCTCATGCATTTAACCTCCCACTGATATTAGGAACAGATGCAGACATTTTGGCATTCTTTCACTCCTGCGTCCCACTTGTGCACGGATCAGATTTGTGATGAatgctctctccctcttttttatttatttatttattgcagaCTTGAAAACGACGCCTTCGATGAGGATGGGAACTCGTTATCCGACATGGGTTTTGATAGCGATCAGATTGCTATACGAAGCCCGCCATCCTTAAACGACGACGCGTTCACTCTCTACTACCCGCCAGAGAAGAGGTAAAGAGCTCAACTCCCCTTTTATTTAAcgacttttttctctttttttttttattttggcgaaaatgtttgctttgctttgttttccccAGAGTTTCTCATGTTATTTGTTCAGTGTTATTTTCATACCGAGTAGCCTAAAATGTTGGTTCCAAATACTGTTAATaagatttaacaaaaaaaaaaaagccttaaaaatgttgtgatctgACAGCACCTGGTGTGTGATGATGGATCTGCGGGTgggatggatgggtgggtgaGAGGGACATTTTAGGCTACTTTTGATCATTTTGTCTgcgcttttcttttttttttgttttccttttcatttttagtcACTGATGATCTATGTGTTTTGGCGTTTTATCATCTCAGAGCAGAAAGGCATGCTGAGGAAGAATTAGATAGAGCCTTGAGGGAGATCCTGGGTCAGTTAACAGCGAGACATTATCTGCATTCTCTGATGACAATTCGTGCAGGGTAAGGGCATCTCTTATGAGCGTTCACCTGCAGTCACCATCTTTAATGTGAAGTCCAGGCTGCTGCATCTCTGTTGTTCATCATTTAATGTGCGTGTTTTaaatatgtatgtgcatgtttttctctctctctctataaaACAAACGTCTAGACATTTTCATgacatcctttttttttaatttcagtgttcGTTGTGGCGTAGCACTGCGTTCATGTTTCGTGTGTCCCcccctcgcacacacacacacactcccccaccacacacccacccaccctttAAGAACAGAGGATCTGTTTTTCTGAGAGTAAAATACTCCAGGATTTATAGGCTTAATCCATAAATTGATTTTTTGTTGGCCCTcatgaaaaattaaatcatttaaaaaaaatgcgTCAGAATATGCAAAGGGATGCAAATGAATAATGTATTAAGTATTCTAAAACGCTTAAATCACTGTCTCTTTCCCACTGTCTTGCTTGCCGCCCTTTTTTCgaacgaaaaaaaaaaccaaaaaaaggaggaggaggggggggggcataaaTGCATTATTAATGACAAGCAGGCAACTTTGCGTCACGGCAAAGACGAGATTATGAAAGAagagaaatcaaatcaaacacagcagagctgagaAGTGAGAGGCCTCACCTttaattaatgtcatttttgtttgctttgctttgctttgttttccagCGAGGACAACAGCATGGAGGACGAGTCAGAGCCCTTATCCAAAAGACACTCAGATGGGATCTTCACCGACAGCTACAGTCGCTATAGAAAGCAGATGGCCGTGCAGAAATACCTGGCAGCGGTTCTGGGAAGAAGGTACAGACAGAGAGTTAGGAACAAAGGACGCCGACTTGCCTATTTGTAGCGTTGTTAAAGCGCCCAAACTGCCCTCCTGTGTATATACATCCAGTCGTTAAATCAAAGTCATTCAGATATATCTGATCAACCAGTGGATTGCGCCTGTGTTCTTTcaacatgtatttatgtatgaagTAAAGccattaaaatgaatattttaataataatatcgttttttttttcctttttgtacaAAAGCACTTGATAACGCACAGTTGTGGaccaatattttattttcaatgtcaagatgttgaaaaaatatatataaaaaaacacaaacaaaatgactttaaaaaaaaaaaagaagaagaagaaatcagaaaaaaaaaagataattgtGCACCTTCAACGTTATGCGCTTGAAATCTTTAAAGGTCATCTACATatgcagaaaataaatagattttaaaaagacaatcAAAGTATTGAATGTTATACTTATTTTTGTAACCAACGTTCTATTTTtttagtgttgtttgttttccaaacaGGCCCAAAGAAGCAGTGAGCATGCTATGTGAGGCATATCCGGCTTATCCTAAATGATAGATGTTGCCCTTGTCCACCCTTCTCCTCGCTCCCTTAATGCGAGCTCTGTGGGTTTGTATGGCTTGCTGCCCCTCCAGGGGAATCCAGATGGCTTCTGTTGTACGGCCTTTCATTTGATGGATAACTGATTGACTTACACGGTTATTCGTGTAGCTGGTGGTAAAATCCAACCCtcttggaagaaaaaaaaaacaaaacaaaacaaccaaacaaacaaacaaacaaaaaaaacttgcagGCTTTTGCAAGGGCATCACACTGAAGCTAAAGGAAGCACTCAAGTTGCTGATGAGAGTATGCGGCAAACACTGCTTGCTCACTTGCCTCAAAGTCATTTACTGCGGGAGATAACTCGTGCTCCACAGGACTGTGTAAAGAATgttccatatgtgtgtgtgtgtgtgtgtgttatgtacaGTACAGAAATTACACGGTGCACATATTCATTTCAATGTTGTCTGTGTTGAGCCAACAGAATTACGTGGAGGAATGTGCTTCAGCTGTTGATTGTGATTGGTCGCAGCactgaaaatattcagaaagGACTCAGAACCTGTAAGATTCAGGGAACCAAGTGTTTTCTGacaggaggtggagaggaaagGTAGCGTCTGAGTTGCAGCTGGAGGTCTTtatcttatttcttatttattggTGCATGTGGAAGTTGACAGATTGCTGATTTTGCATAGAAACTGCATGTCATCGTGCTTTATTTTTTGGGACTGTGCTATTTGGGAGGTGCTAAGCTTATTTCAGCACctctccacccccacccccatccccctTAGATGTGTAGGGAAAGTGAACAAGGAGGGCTAGAAGTGGTGGAAACTGGTACTGCACTGACTTGTTGAATTTTCACTTCCccctgctgctgtcattgtgcATATCACAAGGCGCGACACTGGACCTGGATTCCCCCCCCACACCAGTTTTCGCTGAACGCCTTCTTCCTAGTAGAGGTCCTTTTAGAGCTTCTTTTGCTTCCAGATCGCCGTGCTAAAATAGTTGACTTGACAGTGCTGTGGTTCATCGTTAAGACAAAGTTGATCAGTGTGTTGGATGTCTACAGGGGTATGTGCAGCGAGGATGTGATGAAGAGATGATGTTAGGCgagcgtgagagagagagagagagatgcatggagaggatgagagtaggagacaaagagagaccgtgtgtgtgtgtgtgtgtgtgtgtgtgtgtgtgtgtgtgtgtgtgtgtgtgtgtgtgagagagagagagagagaggaagcaaagtAGGCTGTTACGTAAGAGACAGGTTACAGCACCCACAGGCCTGAGAGAGGCTGTGGCACCTGGACACAGAAACCAACAGGGGACGAGGGAGACGCCGCCTCTCCTCAAAGTGCCAAAGTGCGATCAGGGTCAATGAGTTTGATTGAAAATATCAGATGTTGAATTCCCTTCGCTTTGGCATTGGATGAACAGTATGTGAGGGAAGCTGGACGAGCCCACTCTGAGTTTTCCTTTTGGACTACGGTTCagtcccctcccctccccccagcAGAGGGATCTTAACACTGACTTTTCAATGGGGAGATATCTTGTCTATTCATTCAATATTATGCAAACGCAGCTTTATGCACCCCTGCAATCCAATCAGTGGcctgcccccacccccacccccaccccaccaagCTCTCATAGAAACTATCAACACACCCTTTCTTCAATTTGGCTTTATCCTACAGgctttgtgtgaatgtgtgtggatGCAGATGTTTGTAGTGCACGTTTGTGTTcatgcacgcatgtgtgtgtgtgtgtgtgtgtgtgtgtgtttgcgcaaATGAGTGACCGAATGCGCATGGAGGTGGAAACAGCTTTTGGCTTTGGTGCCTTGCTTTGacgtgagaaaaaaaaaacaaaaacaaaaacaaaaaaagaaaaaaaaagaaaaattcgCCACATGTGACAGATGGCAATTTTAGTGGCCCTACAATGCTGCAGTCCATTAGCTTACACTGAAACTTCCTTTTACTCTGTTTAATCGCTCGGCTTAGTCTGCCCCAAGAGTAGTAGAATTAGGCTTTCTTTTAAGCATGGCCAATGATTCaatgattaaaaaacatttaaaaaacaaaaaaagaaaagaatgtaTATGTTGGTGGAGcaggcaatgtgtgtgtgtgtgtgtgtatgtgtgtgtgtgtgtgcacgagttTGGGGTGTTCAGTGTCTGTGAGAGTTGTGAACAATGACCAGTGTTTGTTACTGTTGATTATGAGGTGTTGTTGATTATTTTGATATTGGTCAGTGATTTATTAATCAGAAAATAGCCCCGACATATTATTTACAACTATGTGCATCACTAtccagaaattaaaaaaaaaaagaaaaagaaaaaaaagaagggttTCAGAACATGACAAAGATGTTGTTCAGATCATAGAAAATGCCTGTTGTTGATATTTCTGAAAGCGCCAAACGCCTTACTTCAATGTTTAATCTCTTATCTATctgaaaacaatgtgttttaAAGTGAACCTTAGTACAAGTGACATCGTTATACACACAGGAGTCCTTATATGGGGTTTTACGTTTCTCAATGTCATGAAAGTGTTGTAAGATTTGTATGAATAAATTTTtgtaaacaacaacattttctaATCAATGTCTAATCTTTCAAAtacatcaattttttttccccagatgACACACGTGTTGCGAAACAAAGAGAGGGTCACAGTGGTAGCCTTGTCACACATCCGGACTGCAAGTCTTTTGTTTGCAGCTTACATCACAGTCAAGCTCAAATCTACCTTGAGAAGTTTTGTGTTTGCACGATCACTGAGGGCCACACATTTGTCAGGTGAGCAGAGATCGTCTCCTGAAACAAACGCAGAGCTCGAGTTGCACGACAgaacacaaagtgaaacaccCTCCAGCAGACACGGCACCGACTCTGCTGTTCTCTGGCGAGTTATGTCAACCCAAATTTGTCTTTCCAAAGCCAGATCAACAGAAAGGCAACAGGAAATCCGAGAAACTTTAAGCACTGAGCTGAGCTGGTCCAATCGAGCAGCGAGAGGAATTAAAACCGCTTcatgagcacaaaaaaaagcaaagtgaggTGCGCTTGGTGTCTTCTATTGATCAGTCCTCACCACATGATTACATTTCCAGGTGGTTTTACAATTTCAAGTTACAGTTTATGAATTGAAGGGAGGTGGAATACGTCTAGACGAGTGCACCTGCCTAATGCAAACCGAAGAGCCATCCAGCATCTCAGAGAGAGGATCTGCAGGATAAGCTGCAAGCCTGGACTGAGCAGCAGTGAGCTTCCCTCCTCCAGGAGCAACCGTGTCTCTCCTCGCTCCATCCTTGGCCTTGGAAGTACAGCCGTGTCCcgtgggagaggaggaagggtgtggcaaaggagtgtgtgtgtgtgtgtgtgatctgatcCTCATCAGCcagcagaatgtgtgtgtgtgtgtgtgtgtgtgtgagagagagagagagagagagagagtgcacaCGCACCAGAGCTCAACTAACCCAATCAGAGAAATGTTGCATGGCAACGGTCCACAAAGGGACACGGTTATGTATACGCATGTGTCAAGCGTGTTTGTATGTGAGTAAAGggagtgattgtgtgtgtgtctgtttgtgagtGTATTTTGCCATTTCTACGCTCCACACACGCAGACCTTCAGCAGGCTCTGCAGTACGTTTGTGTACACACAGATTGCTGGCagaacagaggaaacacacacacgtgcacacacacacacactgtatgtctCTCACAGATACTGTAATAACACCAACAGTCTCTGGCACAGCGGAGCACAGGTGGTAAATATGATTAATGAAACTCAACAAAATGAATTAGCCACGAGaaactgccacacacacattctgagaCATACATCTTTGTTTCTTCCCCTGAGGACGTTGATTCATGGGAGTTGCCCTGTTGCTATGAAAAGGTTGACAGATTGTCGATTGTCAGGGTTTGAGCTACCTGTGTGTGATATATAGGACCGTctcctttctttatttatcccctgCCCTGCGTCCCCCCACCCCACCGCCTCACCATCTTCAGCTGTCAGGGAGAGAAGCAGCCTTAATTCTCTTGACAAGCAGAGATGCTTCAATTTCTCctggagcatttttttttctttggcaaaAGAAGCACGGAACAAGGAAGTCAGttgaaataacaataataataaaaatgcgTTCATTGATAAATTGGATTTAATATTCACGCCCTGATACACCCACAAGTGGATACTGAGACAAATTCTCCAATTTGTTTGAGCAGCAGCGGGCTTCACATGAGGGGCCACCCTCAACCAATTTGTGCATGATGTACATTAATGCCTGAATCGATACAAACACAGCTCCTCCTTCCTCGCAGCCCTGCATCGTAGCTCCTTACTTGTGCCTTCGAGATGAACTTAATTTTTCAAGAGAGTTGTGTCGCTGGCTTCATTTTGTTGAGGGAGAAACGGGAAGATTTCCtgaaattaaagctgcaaaatTGTCCCGGCTTGCACTGTGCAGAGTTTGGAATCATATGCAGCTTTTTATAAGCTTCCCTCTGCCCTCTGATGCCTCTAGACACATCTTAATTATGTATAAGGTGTTAGAGGGGGAAGGGGAGGTTGTGTTCAGGGCTTTTCCAGTGGGGATACCCATACTGCACCCCCCTCAACAGCACCACAACCACACCCAGCTTTCTTTGTCACCGTGTGTCTAATGAGTGTGTGAAGCCAgaagtgtgtatgcatgtgtaatACTGATTTATTGCTTGTATGATTAACATGcctcagttgtgtgtgtgtgtgtgtgtgtgtgtgtgtgtgtgcttacttACCCACACCACAAACAGACCCCCACCCCATCAGCTCTCTTGCGTGTCAAGGTTAAGAATACAGCACTCACCAGAGAGGCCCAGACACAGCAATGATGCCATAACCCCCCACTCctattttcatttcacctcGTGAATCATTcagtggtcttttttttttttttgagggggggggggggtcctggTCAACACCTGCAATGAAACCATGACTGTGTTCTCAGTCCCCCTCTCCCTTAAATCCCATCTTGTGGTGGGTTCTGTCGCATCAAGCATTAAGCAGGACGCACTCTGCAGTGAACAGTAGCCCCTCTGGGAGCagcaagaggcagagagacagaggcgaCAGGGAGGAAGAAAATAGGAGGTGTGGGCGGGGGTTTTCAGACATGGACCACTGATCAAGAGTTGCTTCTGGCTTAGAGGGAAACACTTTACCTGTGCTGCTTGAGTAATCATGGGTAACCACAACTATCCACCATTTATCATGAGGCTTTATGGCCAAGAAGGAAAATGACCGTCTCAAACGTTATTTTCTCAgctactgtatatgtgtgtgtctccaagCTATATAAATAATCACCTCTATGATTCCAAACTCTGCACAGTGTGAACCAGGACAattttgcagctttaatttcaGGAAAtcttcctgtttctccctcAACAAAACGAAGCCAGCGACACAAATCTCTTGAACATCCTCAGACTTTGCCCGTAACAAAGATGCTCAAGATATGATGTCTTCTACTCATTTTGACAGCCAGATGACTGGTTTTCAAACACCGAAGaataaaacaaggaaataaaacaagacagcCATTTATGTTACAAATATT
This portion of the Scatophagus argus isolate fScaArg1 chromosome 13, fScaArg1.pri, whole genome shotgun sequence genome encodes:
- the adcyap1b gene encoding adenylate cyclase activating polypeptide 1b isoform X2; this translates as MASSSKATLILLIYGILMHYSVFCTPIGLSYPKIRLENDAFDEDGNSLSDMGFDSDQIAIRSPPSLNDDAFTLYYPPEKSEDNSMEDESEPLSKRHSDGIFTDSYSRYRKQMAVQKYLAAVLGRRYRQRVRNKGRRLAYL
- the adcyap1b gene encoding adenylate cyclase activating polypeptide 1b isoform X1, with the protein product MASSSKATLILLIYGILMHYSVFCTPIGLSYPKIRLENDAFDEDGNSLSDMGFDSDQIAIRSPPSLNDDAFTLYYPPEKRAERHAEEELDRALREILGQLTARHYLHSLMTIRAGEDNSMEDESEPLSKRHSDGIFTDSYSRYRKQMAVQKYLAAVLGRRYRQRVRNKGRRLAYL